A stretch of the Streptosporangium sp. NBC_01755 genome encodes the following:
- a CDS encoding cytochrome P450, whose amino-acid sequence MTVSLADIDLSDITFWERPMAEREAAFAVLRAQPGPILFAEPEIPFAPVGPGYYALVRHADIVEASRNPEIFSSGRGATSIQDLGPDFSEYFGSMISMDDPRHARLRRIVSRAFTPKMIKKFEADVEATAVRIVDELIARGPGCDFVTEVAAKLPLKIICDMMGIGPEHYQTVFDATSIILSGGDPEFIADVSRAAELLLGAGQRLQDLVVSLAAEGGDNLTTSLTSANIDGEKLTMQELGSFFILLVVAGNETTRNAISHGLHLFTENPDQRALLLGDLDGRLPGAVEEIVRLASPVAWMRRSLTRDHEMNGHLYREGEKVLLYYWAANRDESVFTDPHRFDILRTEGPHVGFGGPGPHFCLGAHLARREITVMFRELFTRLPAIRSVGEPDRLRSSFINGIKHLDCDF is encoded by the coding sequence GTGACGGTTTCACTCGCGGACATCGACCTGTCGGACATCACTTTCTGGGAGCGTCCGATGGCCGAACGGGAGGCCGCCTTCGCGGTACTCCGCGCGCAGCCGGGCCCGATCCTGTTCGCCGAACCCGAGATCCCCTTCGCGCCGGTCGGTCCCGGCTACTACGCCCTGGTAAGGCACGCGGACATCGTCGAGGCCAGCCGTAACCCCGAGATCTTCTCCTCGGGCCGGGGGGCGACGTCCATCCAGGACCTCGGCCCCGACTTCAGCGAGTACTTCGGCTCGATGATCAGCATGGACGATCCCCGGCACGCGAGGCTTCGCCGGATCGTCTCCCGGGCGTTCACGCCAAAGATGATCAAGAAGTTCGAGGCCGACGTCGAGGCGACCGCCGTGCGGATCGTGGACGAGCTGATCGCCAGGGGCCCCGGCTGTGACTTCGTGACCGAGGTGGCCGCCAAGCTGCCCCTGAAGATCATCTGTGACATGATGGGTATCGGCCCCGAGCACTACCAGACGGTCTTCGACGCCACGAGCATCATCCTGTCGGGCGGCGACCCCGAGTTCATCGCCGACGTCAGCCGCGCGGCCGAGTTGCTCCTCGGAGCGGGGCAGCGGCTCCAGGACCTCGTCGTCTCCCTGGCCGCCGAGGGCGGAGACAACCTCACCACCTCCCTGACCAGTGCCAACATCGACGGTGAGAAGCTGACGATGCAGGAGCTCGGTTCGTTCTTCATTCTGCTGGTGGTGGCGGGCAACGAGACCACCCGCAACGCCATCTCGCACGGCCTGCACCTGTTCACCGAGAACCCCGACCAGCGGGCACTGCTGCTCGGGGACCTCGACGGGCGCCTGCCCGGCGCGGTCGAGGAGATCGTCCGCCTCGCCTCGCCCGTCGCCTGGATGCGCCGCAGCCTCACCCGCGACCACGAGATGAACGGTCACCTCTACCGAGAGGGCGAGAAGGTCCTGCTCTACTACTGGGCGGCCAACCGTGACGAGAGCGTTTTCACCGACCCGCACCGCTTCGACATCCTGCGCACCGAGGGCCCGCACGTCGGCTTCGGCGGCCCCGGGCCGCACTTCTGCCTCGGCGCCCACCTGGCCCGCCGCGAGATCACCGTGATGTTCCGCGAGCTGTTCACCCGCCTGCCCGCGATCCGCTCGGTCGGCGAGCCCGACCGCCTGCGATCCAGCTTCATCAACGGCATCAAGCACCTCGACTGCGACTTCTGA
- a CDS encoding alpha/beta fold hydrolase, translating to MDQIDRAAAFLPPGSRGEHVLQAGHFLHLERPREVNDLVLDWLS from the coding sequence GTGGACCAGATCGACCGGGCCGCGGCCTTCCTTCCGCCGGGCTCCAGGGGGGAGCATGTTCTCCAGGCAGGGCACTTCCTGCACCTGGAACGACCTCGGGAAGTCAACGACCTCGTTCTCGACTGGTTGAGCTGA
- a CDS encoding GMC family oxidoreductase, producing the protein MSVEYDYVIVGAGSAGCVLANRLSADPGTRVVLIEAGGSDRRLEVRMPAGFAKLFKTEHDWNFTTAKQSELSGRELYWPRGRMLGGSSSMNAQMWVRGHRADYDGWDVPGWSYDEVLPYFHRIERRAGSNRGGVYGTEGPTHISELRSPNRATALFLRACEELGIARLEELNGPSNEGCSPTPVTQHRGRRWSSADAYLGPAAKRPNLTVLTSSHVSRVLIEGGRATGVRYHGGDDDSGTVVRARREVVLSAGAIGSPHLLMLSGLGPADELRAAGVEPVHELPGVGANLQDHLASGVVLHCPEPITLAGAESAGNLLRFLVGRRGMLTSNVGEAVAFIRTSPEEHAPDIELIFAPGPFVNHGLTPPSGHGLTIASILLQPESRGRVLLDGRDVVIDPGYLTAEADVRRQVAGLRKAGELFATEALRPLAGPPMDPYWGARTTEELVRWIRERSETLYHPVGTCRMGDDPESVVDPALRVRGVAGLRVVDASVMPVINRGHTHAPTVMIAEKAADLIATDS; encoded by the coding sequence GTGAGCGTGGAGTACGACTACGTCATCGTGGGCGCGGGGTCGGCGGGATGCGTGCTGGCCAACCGACTCTCCGCGGATCCGGGTACAAGGGTCGTCCTCATCGAGGCGGGTGGTTCCGACAGGAGGCTTGAGGTCCGGATGCCGGCCGGCTTCGCCAAGCTGTTCAAAACCGAACACGACTGGAACTTCACCACCGCCAAGCAGTCCGAGCTGTCCGGCAGGGAGCTCTACTGGCCACGCGGCCGGATGCTCGGTGGATCCTCCTCGATGAACGCTCAGATGTGGGTGCGCGGGCACCGCGCGGACTACGACGGCTGGGACGTGCCAGGCTGGTCCTACGACGAGGTCCTGCCCTACTTCCACCGGATCGAGCGCCGTGCCGGCTCCAATCGGGGCGGTGTGTACGGCACGGAAGGCCCGACCCACATCTCGGAGCTGCGCTCCCCGAACCGGGCCACCGCACTCTTCCTTCGGGCCTGCGAGGAGCTGGGCATCGCCCGCCTGGAGGAGCTCAACGGCCCCTCCAACGAGGGGTGCTCGCCGACACCCGTCACCCAGCACAGGGGGCGCCGCTGGAGTTCCGCCGACGCCTATCTCGGACCCGCGGCCAAGCGGCCCAACCTCACGGTGCTGACCTCCTCACACGTGAGCCGGGTGCTGATCGAGGGCGGGCGCGCGACCGGCGTGCGGTATCACGGTGGCGACGACGACAGCGGTACGGTGGTGCGGGCGCGCAGGGAGGTCGTGCTGTCGGCCGGTGCGATCGGCTCCCCGCACCTGCTGATGCTGTCGGGCCTCGGCCCGGCCGACGAGCTGCGGGCCGCCGGCGTCGAGCCGGTCCACGAGTTGCCCGGGGTGGGCGCCAACCTCCAGGACCACCTCGCCTCGGGCGTCGTCCTGCACTGCCCCGAGCCGATCACGCTCGCCGGAGCCGAGTCGGCGGGCAACCTGCTCCGCTTCCTGGTCGGCCGCCGGGGCATGCTCACCTCCAACGTCGGCGAGGCCGTGGCGTTCATCCGCACCTCTCCCGAGGAGCACGCCCCCGACATCGAGCTGATCTTCGCTCCAGGCCCCTTCGTCAACCACGGCCTCACCCCGCCGTCCGGCCACGGCCTGACCATCGCCTCGATCCTGCTCCAACCCGAGAGTCGGGGCCGCGTCCTGCTGGACGGCCGCGACGTCGTGATCGATCCCGGCTACCTGACGGCGGAGGCCGACGTCCGGCGGCAGGTCGCCGGGCTGCGGAAGGCCGGGGAGCTGTTCGCCACCGAGGCGCTACGACCGCTCGCGGGGCCTCCGATGGACCCGTACTGGGGGGCGAGGACCACCGAGGAGCTTGTCCGCTGGATCCGCGAGCGCAGCGAGACCCTCTACCACCCGGTCGGCACCTGCCGGATGGGTGACGATCCCGAGTCGGTGGTGGACCCCGCCCTGAGGGTCCGCGGGGTCGCGGGTCTGCGGGTGGTCGACGCCTCCGTCATGCCGGTCATCAACCGGGGGCACACCCATGCGCCCACCGTCATGATCGCCGAGAAGGCCGCCGACCTCATCGCCACAGACAGCTGA
- a CDS encoding long-chain-fatty-acid--CoA ligase, whose product MLNLSVALEDSARENPERTALVFGDLRLPYSLVNTIANQVANLLVSRGIGKGDKVALACPNLPYFPFVYYGILKTGATVVPLNVLLQSREIAYHLDDSEAKVLFCFEGTPELPLGERGKAGFEGSSAEHFFVLPAAAFATESEYGETFWAALDGVSGEFETVQTAPDDTAVILYTSGTTGQPKGAELSHQNMLLNAMVSDEMFPRAEGGDAYLAVLPLFHSFGQTVIMNAGFRRQATIVLMPRFEPGPALALMRTENVTLFAGVPTMYWAMLTKIHSEGDEVPTSLKVAVAGGASSPVEVLRDFEKTFGIGILEGYGLSETSPVASFNHPGRPAKPGMIGTPIWGVEMKLVDGDWKTVEGEGPGEIAIRGHNVMKGYYNRPEATAEVMRDGWFRTGDIATRDADGYYAIVDRAKDMIIRGGFNVYPRELEEVLITHPEVSLAAVVGVAHDSHGEEVKAYVIRIPGATITEAELIAWGKENMAAYKYPRIIEFRDALPMTATGKILKRELR is encoded by the coding sequence ATGCTCAACCTGTCGGTCGCACTGGAGGACAGCGCCCGGGAGAACCCCGAGCGCACCGCACTGGTCTTCGGTGACCTGCGGCTGCCGTACTCCCTGGTCAACACCATCGCGAACCAGGTTGCCAACCTACTGGTCTCCAGGGGGATCGGGAAGGGGGACAAGGTCGCGCTGGCCTGCCCCAACCTGCCCTACTTCCCCTTCGTCTACTACGGCATCCTCAAGACCGGCGCCACGGTCGTGCCGCTCAACGTGCTGCTGCAGTCCAGGGAGATCGCCTACCACCTGGACGACTCCGAGGCCAAGGTGCTGTTCTGCTTCGAGGGCACCCCAGAACTGCCGCTCGGCGAGCGGGGCAAGGCGGGCTTCGAGGGATCGTCGGCGGAGCACTTCTTCGTGCTGCCCGCCGCCGCGTTCGCCACCGAGTCCGAGTACGGGGAGACCTTCTGGGCTGCGCTCGACGGCGTGTCCGGCGAGTTCGAGACCGTGCAGACCGCGCCCGACGACACGGCCGTGATCCTCTACACCAGCGGCACCACCGGCCAGCCCAAGGGCGCCGAGCTCAGTCATCAGAACATGCTGCTCAACGCCATGGTCTCGGATGAGATGTTCCCCCGCGCCGAGGGCGGCGACGCCTACCTGGCGGTGCTGCCGCTCTTCCACTCCTTCGGGCAGACAGTCATCATGAACGCCGGGTTCCGGCGCCAGGCGACCATCGTGCTCATGCCGCGCTTCGAGCCGGGGCCGGCCCTCGCGCTGATGCGCACCGAGAACGTCACGCTGTTCGCGGGCGTGCCGACCATGTACTGGGCCATGCTGACAAAGATCCACAGTGAGGGCGACGAGGTGCCCACCTCGCTCAAGGTCGCGGTGGCCGGCGGCGCCTCCTCACCCGTCGAGGTGCTCAGGGACTTCGAGAAGACCTTCGGGATCGGGATCCTGGAGGGGTACGGCCTGTCGGAGACCTCCCCGGTGGCCAGCTTCAACCATCCGGGCAGGCCCGCCAAGCCCGGCATGATCGGCACGCCGATCTGGGGTGTGGAGATGAAGCTGGTCGACGGCGACTGGAAGACCGTCGAGGGCGAGGGTCCCGGCGAGATCGCGATCCGCGGCCACAACGTGATGAAGGGCTACTACAACCGGCCCGAGGCGACCGCCGAGGTCATGAGGGACGGCTGGTTCCGCACCGGTGACATCGCCACCCGCGACGCGGACGGCTACTACGCCATCGTCGACCGGGCCAAGGACATGATCATCCGGGGTGGCTTCAACGTCTACCCGCGCGAGCTCGAAGAGGTCCTGATCACCCATCCGGAGGTCTCCCTCGCGGCGGTGGTCGGCGTCGCCCACGACTCGCACGGCGAGGAGGTCAAGGCGTACGTCATCCGCATCCCCGGCGCGACGATCACCGAGGCCGAACTCATCGCCTGGGGTAAGGAGAACATGGCGGCGTACAAGTACCCGCGGATCATCGAGTTCCGTGACGCCCTGCCGATGACCGCGACGGGCAAGATCCTCAAGCGCGAGCTCCGCTGA
- a CDS encoding cyclopropane-fatty-acyl-phospholipid synthase family protein translates to MLLAEIFEKVMGPEADVRFVAYDGSKAGPASADISVEVKTPAAVAYLAQAPGELGLARAYVSGHLDVQGDMYTLLSRMWSLTINDIPVGQKLAAVRALGVRPLLTRMPPPPQEVRRSMLARMGSRHAKQRDAEAIHHHYDVSNRFYSWVLGPSMAYTCAVFPEQESTLEEAQLAKFELVARKLGLKPGMRLLDVGCGWGGMVIHAAREYGVQALGVTLSRQQAEWAQKAIAEAGLSELAEVRHMDYRDVPETGFDAVSSIGLTEHIGKGQLPFYFRSLYDKLVPGGRLLNHCITRPTGTEKTLNAGGFINRYVFPDGELESVGYLARQIEDTGFEIRHEENLREHYAQTLRYWCANLDEHWDEAVAEVGEGTARVWRLYMAACVVGFERNKIQLHQILGVKLDSEGAAHVPLRPSRDWP, encoded by the coding sequence GTGTTGCTCGCAGAGATCTTCGAAAAGGTGATGGGCCCCGAGGCGGATGTGCGCTTCGTCGCCTACGACGGAAGTAAGGCCGGCCCGGCCAGCGCCGACATCAGCGTCGAGGTGAAGACCCCGGCGGCCGTCGCGTACCTGGCACAGGCCCCCGGGGAGCTGGGACTGGCCAGGGCGTACGTGTCCGGCCACCTCGACGTCCAGGGGGACATGTACACCCTGCTGTCCCGGATGTGGTCGCTCACGATCAACGACATCCCCGTCGGGCAGAAGCTCGCGGCCGTCCGAGCCCTCGGGGTCCGCCCACTGCTCACCCGGATGCCGCCGCCTCCGCAGGAGGTGCGGCGCAGCATGCTCGCCCGGATGGGCAGCAGGCACGCCAAGCAGCGCGACGCCGAGGCGATCCACCACCACTACGACGTCTCCAACAGGTTCTACTCGTGGGTGCTCGGCCCCTCCATGGCCTACACCTGTGCGGTCTTCCCCGAGCAGGAGTCCACCCTGGAGGAGGCACAACTCGCCAAGTTCGAGCTGGTCGCCCGGAAGCTGGGCCTGAAGCCGGGGATGAGGCTGCTGGACGTCGGCTGCGGCTGGGGCGGCATGGTCATCCACGCCGCCCGTGAGTACGGGGTGCAGGCGCTGGGCGTCACCCTCTCGCGCCAGCAGGCCGAGTGGGCGCAGAAGGCCATCGCGGAGGCCGGTCTCAGCGAGCTCGCCGAGGTCCGTCACATGGACTATCGCGACGTGCCGGAGACGGGCTTCGACGCCGTCAGCTCGATCGGCCTGACCGAGCACATCGGCAAGGGGCAACTGCCCTTCTACTTCCGTTCCCTGTACGACAAGCTCGTCCCCGGCGGGCGGCTGCTCAACCACTGCATCACCCGGCCGACGGGCACCGAGAAGACCCTCAACGCCGGCGGCTTCATCAACCGCTACGTCTTCCCCGACGGTGAGCTGGAGTCGGTCGGCTACCTGGCCCGCCAGATCGAGGACACCGGTTTCGAGATCCGGCACGAGGAGAACCTGCGCGAACACTACGCGCAGACCCTCCGCTACTGGTGCGCCAACCTCGACGAGCACTGGGACGAGGCGGTCGCCGAGGTAGGGGAGGGCACGGCGCGGGTCTGGCGTCTCTACATGGCGGCCTGCGTGGTCGGCTTCGAACGCAACAAGATCCAGCTTCACCAGATCCTCGGCGTGAAGCTGGACTCCGAGGGGGCGGCCCACGTACCGCTCCGCCCCTCACGCGACTGGCCCTGA
- a CDS encoding FAD-binding oxidoreductase, giving the protein MTEMSAHRQAVEQIRDSYAAIPGDAVPRLAKATTNLFRFREGARSAKLSARDLDQVIAVDPETMTAEVQGMTTYEHLVDATLAHGLMPYVVPQLKTITLGGAVTGLGIESTSFRDGLPHESVEELEILTGDGRIVVARDDNEHRDLFRAFPNSYGTLGYALRIRIKLKPVQPYVRLTHIPFGDADKCMLAMREICESGEHEGERVDFVDGTFFGPGELYITVGRFAERAPYLSDYTGMRIYYRSIQTRTRDWLTVRDYLWRWDTDWFWCSRAFGVQTALVRSLMPRKWMRSDVYRKLVGLDRKYGVIARIDRWRDLPVQESVIQDIEVPVERGAEFLSFFHDKVGMAPVWMCPLRSEGEWPLYPLEPGRLYVNFGFWGTVPLPRGQFDGYHNRLIENRVHELDGHKSLYSTSFYPEDEFWRFYNGTAYWPVKRAYDGGGRLLDLYDKCVRGR; this is encoded by the coding sequence ATGACAGAAATGTCGGCGCACCGGCAAGCGGTGGAGCAGATCAGGGATTCCTACGCCGCCATTCCCGGCGACGCGGTGCCCCGGCTCGCCAAGGCCACCACGAACCTGTTCCGGTTCAGAGAGGGCGCCCGGTCGGCGAAGCTTTCCGCCAGGGACCTGGACCAGGTCATCGCGGTCGATCCGGAGACGATGACCGCCGAGGTTCAGGGGATGACCACCTACGAGCACCTGGTGGACGCCACGCTCGCCCACGGGCTCATGCCGTACGTGGTGCCGCAGCTGAAGACGATCACGCTGGGCGGGGCGGTGACGGGGCTCGGCATCGAGTCCACCAGCTTCAGGGACGGGCTGCCGCACGAGTCGGTGGAGGAGTTGGAGATCCTCACCGGCGACGGAAGGATCGTCGTGGCCCGTGACGACAACGAGCATCGCGACCTGTTCCGGGCGTTCCCCAACTCCTACGGCACGCTTGGCTACGCCCTCCGGATCCGGATCAAGCTCAAGCCCGTCCAGCCGTACGTCAGGCTGACCCACATCCCGTTCGGCGACGCCGACAAGTGCATGCTCGCGATGCGCGAGATCTGTGAAAGCGGCGAGCACGAGGGCGAGCGCGTCGACTTCGTGGACGGCACGTTCTTTGGTCCAGGTGAGCTCTACATCACCGTGGGACGCTTCGCCGAGCGTGCCCCGTACCTGTCCGACTACACCGGGATGCGCATCTACTACCGGTCGATCCAGACCAGGACCCGCGACTGGCTGACCGTCCGCGACTACCTGTGGCGCTGGGACACCGACTGGTTCTGGTGCTCGCGCGCCTTCGGCGTGCAGACCGCGCTGGTGCGCTCCCTGATGCCGCGCAAGTGGATGCGCTCGGACGTCTACCGCAAGCTCGTGGGCCTCGACCGCAAGTACGGGGTGATCGCCAGGATCGACCGCTGGCGGGACCTGCCGGTGCAGGAGTCGGTCATCCAGGACATCGAGGTGCCCGTCGAGCGCGGTGCCGAGTTCCTGAGTTTCTTCCACGACAAGGTCGGGATGGCGCCGGTCTGGATGTGCCCGCTGAGGTCCGAGGGCGAGTGGCCGCTCTACCCGCTGGAGCCCGGCCGGCTGTACGTCAACTTCGGCTTCTGGGGGACGGTCCCGTTGCCCCGGGGGCAGTTCGACGGTTACCACAACCGTCTCATCGAGAACCGGGTCCACGAGCTGGACGGTCATAAATCGCTGTACTCCACCTCGTTCTACCCAGAGGATGAATTCTGGCGGTTTTATAACGGAACCGCCTATTGGCCGGTCAAGCGGGCATACGACGGGGGTGGCCGGTTGCTCGACCTCTACGACAAGTGTGTTCGGGGGCGTTAG
- a CDS encoding serine/threonine-protein kinase, translating into MVAGRYRLLRELGRGGMGVVWEGYDTLLNRSVAVKEVLLPPNLSPAEHQLQLTRTSREARTAARLNHRGIVAIYDVAEQDGRPWIIMELVRARGLDEVGLLPVRPVADIGRQVLSALRAAHEAGILHRDVKPSNILLEADGRAVLSDFGIATIEGDTSLTQTGMVTGSPSFLPPERATGTDAGPWSDLWALGATLYAALVGHGPFERRDAIATLGALLTEEPDFSRVPLEMRAVLTGMLQREPAHRLTAQQADAMLAEVLDDPSAAARRTGERAVHRTARTGERAVHRTARTGENPRGAGERNGREIGTSPMPGRRRGGGRSGGARSGGARSGGRIPLVLAAVVLLAAGGAVAAVAMSQPEAQPVARAELASPEAKPEATEETRSQTPTPSPTPTPTPTTARTVAPAGGLKVWRARPPENWSISYPAGWNGDWAAETGYTQWLRRDGAAHLSVEVLEADADGLESLQEIVKENVAQWSEIHSEDTAKIPLAYGAGLQWEFTWSMKDNGGAPWATAGVTYHEVRRFIEVGDAVMVLSWTTHDGDWGAQQPLMNRVFGSFHPRGGE; encoded by the coding sequence GTGGTCGCTGGGCGCTATCGATTGCTGCGGGAACTCGGCAGGGGCGGCATGGGTGTTGTCTGGGAGGGCTACGACACCCTCCTCAACCGCTCGGTCGCCGTCAAGGAGGTGCTCCTGCCGCCCAACCTCTCCCCGGCAGAGCACCAGCTCCAGCTGACCCGCACCTCTCGTGAGGCCAGGACCGCCGCCCGGCTCAATCACCGGGGCATCGTGGCGATCTACGACGTGGCGGAGCAGGACGGCCGTCCCTGGATCATCATGGAGCTGGTCAGGGCCCGCGGGCTGGACGAGGTAGGTCTGCTGCCGGTACGCCCTGTCGCCGACATCGGCCGTCAGGTCCTCTCGGCCCTGCGCGCGGCCCACGAGGCCGGGATCCTGCACCGCGACGTCAAGCCCAGCAACATCCTGCTGGAGGCCGACGGCCGCGCCGTGCTCTCCGACTTCGGTATCGCCACCATCGAGGGCGACACCTCGCTGACCCAGACCGGCATGGTGACGGGCTCGCCGAGCTTCCTGCCGCCCGAGCGCGCCACCGGCACCGACGCGGGTCCCTGGTCCGACCTGTGGGCGCTCGGCGCCACCCTTTACGCGGCCCTGGTCGGGCACGGTCCCTTCGAGCGTCGAGACGCCATCGCCACCCTCGGCGCACTCCTCACCGAGGAGCCCGACTTCAGCAGGGTGCCCCTGGAGATGCGCGCGGTGCTCACCGGCATGCTCCAGCGCGAGCCCGCCCACCGGCTGACCGCCCAGCAGGCCGACGCCATGCTGGCGGAGGTCCTCGACGACCCGTCGGCCGCGGCCCGGCGCACCGGAGAGAGGGCGGTCCACCGTACGGCACGGACCGGCGAGAGGGCGGTCCACCGTACGGCACGGACCGGCGAGAACCCGCGCGGCGCCGGGGAGCGAAACGGGCGCGAGATCGGAACCTCGCCGATGCCCGGCCGCCGGCGAGGTGGAGGGCGGAGCGGCGGGGCGCGGAGCGGCGGGGCGCGGAGCGGTGGCCGGATCCCGCTGGTCCTGGCGGCCGTCGTGCTCCTGGCCGCAGGTGGCGCCGTCGCGGCCGTGGCGATGTCACAGCCCGAGGCGCAGCCGGTGGCGCGCGCCGAACTCGCCTCCCCGGAGGCGAAGCCCGAAGCCACGGAGGAGACCAGGTCGCAGACGCCCACCCCGAGCCCCACTCCCACTCCCACTCCCACCACGGCCAGAACCGTGGCACCCGCCGGAGGGTTGAAGGTATGGCGGGCCCGCCCGCCGGAGAACTGGTCCATCAGCTATCCGGCCGGCTGGAACGGCGACTGGGCGGCCGAGACGGGCTACACCCAGTGGTTGCGCCGGGACGGGGCCGCCCACCTGTCAGTGGAGGTGCTGGAGGCGGACGCCGACGGTCTGGAGTCCCTCCAGGAGATCGTCAAGGAGAACGTGGCCCAGTGGAGCGAGATCCACTCCGAGGACACGGCGAAGATCCCCCTGGCCTACGGCGCCGGGCTCCAGTGGGAGTTCACCTGGAGTATGAAGGACAACGGCGGAGCCCCCTGGGCCACCGCCGGGGTGACCTACCACGAGGTGCGGCGTTTCATCGAGGTGGGCGACGCGGTCATGGTGCTCAGCTGGACCACCCACGACGGCGACTGGGGTGCCCAGCAGCCCCTCATGAACCGGGTGTTCGGCAGTTTCCACCCCCGCGGAGGCGAGTGA
- a CDS encoding CaiB/BaiF CoA transferase family protein: protein MERVTRKGPLAGVRVLELAGLAPGPFAGMMLADHGAEVLRVDRASVVAKAGDAPRVDVMDRGKRTIGLDLKSPEGVAAFKELARHADVVVEVFRPGGAERLGIGPADLHAINPRLVYGRMTGWGQDGPLAPTAGHDIDYIAISGVLSMLGREGERPTPPINILGDFAGGGLMLAYGVLLALIERERTGEGRVIDAAMVDGAATLFAMFHHGAQTGLWGPRGTNLLDTGAPMYDTYETADGGHVAVGSLEPQFWAEMVTLMGLEDLPDRDDRKQWPALRERLAEAFRSRTRAEWEAIFDGSDACVSPVLEVGEAAEHPHNKARGTFVEVGGVRQPAPAPRLLGVGEQDLSPATRLADLTSWGLSDEAAARLREAGMLA from the coding sequence ATGGAGCGCGTGACCAGAAAGGGGCCGCTGGCCGGAGTTCGCGTGCTCGAACTGGCGGGGCTGGCCCCCGGGCCGTTCGCCGGGATGATGCTGGCCGACCACGGAGCCGAGGTACTGCGCGTCGATCGCGCGAGCGTCGTCGCCAAGGCGGGGGACGCGCCACGCGTCGATGTGATGGACCGGGGCAAACGGACGATCGGCCTGGATCTGAAGTCCCCCGAGGGGGTGGCCGCGTTCAAGGAGCTGGCCCGCCACGCCGACGTGGTCGTCGAGGTCTTCCGGCCGGGGGGCGCCGAACGCCTCGGCATCGGCCCCGCCGACCTGCACGCGATCAATCCGCGCCTGGTCTACGGGCGGATGACCGGCTGGGGCCAGGACGGCCCGCTCGCGCCGACCGCCGGGCACGACATCGACTACATCGCCATCTCCGGCGTGCTGTCGATGCTGGGCCGCGAGGGCGAGCGCCCCACCCCGCCGATCAACATCCTCGGCGACTTCGCCGGGGGCGGCCTCATGCTCGCGTACGGCGTGCTGCTCGCGCTGATCGAGCGGGAGCGGACCGGCGAGGGCCGGGTGATCGACGCCGCCATGGTGGACGGCGCGGCGACATTGTTCGCGATGTTCCACCACGGCGCGCAGACCGGCCTCTGGGGCCCGCGCGGCACGAACCTGCTCGACACCGGCGCGCCGATGTACGACACCTACGAGACCGCCGACGGCGGACATGTGGCCGTCGGCTCGCTGGAACCGCAGTTCTGGGCGGAGATGGTCACGCTGATGGGACTTGAGGACCTGCCCGACCGCGATGACAGGAAGCAGTGGCCCGCGCTTCGCGAGCGGCTGGCCGAGGCCTTCCGATCCAGAACCCGCGCCGAGTGGGAGGCGATCTTCGACGGCTCCGACGCGTGCGTCTCCCCCGTCCTGGAGGTGGGCGAGGCCGCAGAGCATCCGCACAACAAGGCCAGGGGCACGTTCGTCGAGGTCGGCGGCGTCCGGCAGCCCGCCCCCGCGCCACGCCTGCTCGGCGTGGGGGAACAGGACCTCTCCCCCGCCACCCGGCTGGCGGACCTGACCTCCTGGGGCCTGTCCGACGAGGCCGCGGCGCGGCTGCGCGAAGCGGGCATGCTGGCCTGA
- a CDS encoding GyrI-like domain-containing protein: MILVDRPEMLVVGHAVRTSNADEMEPGRGRLRAQWARAGSPGAFAHVPGRIDENIYAVLTDYESDHHGAYTQIVGVTVRSAAALPEGMVAVRVPGVPSLKLEARGPMPDALLEEWQRLWKHTETGGTPPRAFTTDVEVHHPGGADIYAAVMSPMR; the protein is encoded by the coding sequence GTGATCCTGGTTGATCGGCCCGAGATGCTCGTAGTAGGTCATGCGGTACGAACATCGAACGCCGACGAGATGGAGCCGGGTCGGGGCAGGCTCCGCGCGCAGTGGGCGAGGGCGGGGTCCCCCGGAGCCTTCGCGCACGTGCCGGGACGGATCGACGAGAACATCTACGCCGTGCTCACCGACTACGAGAGCGACCACCACGGCGCCTACACCCAGATCGTCGGGGTCACCGTGCGCAGTGCCGCGGCGCTGCCCGAGGGCATGGTGGCGGTGCGGGTGCCCGGGGTGCCCTCGCTGAAGCTGGAGGCCCGAGGGCCGATGCCGGACGCGCTGCTGGAGGAGTGGCAGCGGCTGTGGAAGCACACCGAGACGGGAGGCACCCCGCCGAGGGCCTTCACCACGGACGTGGAGGTGCACCACCCCGGGGGCGCCGACATCTACGCGGCGGTCATGTCCCCGATGCGCTGA